In Rutidosis leptorrhynchoides isolate AG116_Rl617_1_P2 chromosome 2, CSIRO_AGI_Rlap_v1, whole genome shotgun sequence, one genomic interval encodes:
- the LOC139890325 gene encoding uncharacterized protein codes for MMMAFIVIVIVTVIVIAGGSFLDLVKEGQSITGKKDFKMKPTCNAPNTNQPRRTIIGRVYEKFKPIHEWIRDDDHHILLVYLPGFRKKFLKVTTEDPNILRVRGERLAVGNKWNRFQEDFKIDETCKMNEIRAKFDGGILTISMPKKMINPSITTTPKPHEPMKTSTENVVSPNHNDLQPPMLVSVTKSTDERNTNEEPLVRADEQVAMNVKVKMVAIALVVVVAIGFMFAKLEV; via the exons ATGATGATGgcctttattgttattgttattgtaacTGTTATTGTTATTGCTGGTGGATCTTTTCTTGATCTG GTGAAGGAGGGTCAATCTATTACCGGGAAAAAAGACTTTAAAATGAAACCAACGTGTAACGCGCCCAATACCAATCAGCCACGACGAACCATCATTGGCCGTGTTTATGAGAAGTTCAAGCCTATTCATGAATGGATACGAGATGATGATCATCACATTCTTCTTGTTTATCTACCTG GATTTCGTAAGAAGTTCCTTAAGGTTACAACAGAAGATCCAAACATCCTTAGAGTTCGTGGAGAGCGTCTTGCTGTAGGAAACAAATGGAATCGGTTTCAAGAAGATTTTAAAATTgatgaaacatgcaaaatgaaCGAAATTCGTGCCAAATTTGATGGTGGAATCCTCACCATTTCCATGCCTAAGAAGATGATCAATCCATCGATTACCACCACACCTAAACCTCATGAACCCATGAAAACATCAACGGAAAATGTGGTTTCACCAAATCATAACGATCTTCAACCACCAATGTTAGTAAGTGTTACAAAATCGACCGATGAAAGAAATACTAATGAGGAGCCCTTAGTTCGAGCTGATGAACAAGTGGCAATGAACGTAAAAGTGAAGATGGTCGCCATTGCGCTGGTGGTGGTTGTGGCTATTGGATTTATGTTTGCCAAGTTGGAAGTTTAA
- the LOC139890326 gene encoding protein ALP1-like, protein MEDTYKMLEFLDDDSDDEKIVSFFNSLTEEEVDGEASRQYTRGDQKGPSVMLEAVASQDLWIWHAFFSMAGSNNDITVLNASPIFNSIKDGTAPPSPFDVNGRHYENGYYLGDGIYPDWAMLVKAPHNSINEPRKKFKRFQESARKDIERAFGVLQGRFAMLKTPARSKDFNKIRRHMYACIVLHNMIQENNGFAIERREERMIERNPPRRLERDLRDRDARVKEIRDKQVHQQLKADLTEHVWNLSPYFRSANNNE, encoded by the exons ATGGAAGATACTTACAAGATGCTCGAGTTTCTTGATGATGATTCCGATGATGAAAAAATTGTTAGTTTTTTTAATAGTTTAACGGAAGAAGAAGTCGATGGAGAAGCAAGCA GGCAATACACAAGAGGTGATCAAAAAGGGCCTTCTGTAATGCTTGAAGCAGTCGCCTCACAAGATTTGTGGATATGGCATGCATTCTTTAGTATGGCAGGTTCAAACAATGATATTACCGTTCTAAATGCATCACCAATTTTCAACTCTATAAAAGATGGAACGGCTCCACCTTCACCATTTGATGTCAACGGGCGTCACTATGAAAACGGGTATTACCTAGGCGATGGTATATACCCAGATTGGGCCATGTTGGTAAAAGCGCCTCATAATTCAATTAACGAACCACGTAAAAAATTTAAACGTTTTCAAGAAAGTGCAAGGAAAGATATTGAGCGTGCATTTGGAGTATTACAGGGTAGATTTGCAATGTTAAAGACTCCGGCGAGATCTAAAGacttcaacaaaattagaagacatatGTATGCTTGTATTGTATTACATAACATGATTCAGGAAAATAACGGTTTTGCTATTGAAAGGAGAGAAGAAAGAATGATAGAAAGGAACCCACCACGAAGGTTGGAACGGGATTTGAGGGATCGAGATGCAAGGGTTAAGGAAATAAGAGACAAGCAAGTTCACCAACAATTAAAGGCAGATTTAACCGAACACGTTTGGAACTTATCACCTTATTTTCGGTCtgctaataataatgaataa